A single region of the Leptodactylus fuscus isolate aLepFus1 chromosome 5, aLepFus1.hap2, whole genome shotgun sequence genome encodes:
- the SLC35E3 gene encoding solute carrier family 35 member E3 produces MPASSPWRIAAGLLANLLASICIVFINKWIYVHHGFPNMSLTLVHFVVTWLGLYLCQRFGVFCPKSLPASKVLLLALSFCGFVVFTNLSLQNNTIGTYQLAKVMTTPVIILIQTIWYGKTFSLRIKLTLVPITLGVFLNSYYDVKFNILGMVFAALGVLVTSLYQVWVGAKQHELQVNSMQLLYYQAPLSSGMLLSVIPFFEPMVGEGGIFGPWSLTAVVMVILSGVIAFTVNLSIYWIIGNTSPVTYNMFGHFKFCITLLGGYILFQDPLSLNQGFGIVCTMLGILAYTHFKLNEQEVNKSKLVQRP; encoded by the exons ATGCCTGCATCTAGTCCCTGGAGAATAGCTGCTGGCCTTCTGGCAAACCTGCTGGCATCAATCTGTATCGTGTTCATCAATAAGTGGATCTATGTCCATCATGGCTTCCCCAACATGAGCCTTACACTGGTGCACTTTGTGGTCACCTGGCTGGGATTGTATCTGTGCCAGAGATTTGGGGTCTTTTGCCCCAAGAGCCTTCCTGCCTCTAAGGTGTTGCTTCTAGCCCTTAGTTTTTGTGGATTTGTGGTCTTCACCAACCTGTCCCTTCAGAACAACACCATAGGGACCTATCAGCTGGCCAAAGTTATGACCACTCCTGTCATCATCCTCATCCAGACCATTTGGTACGGAAAGACGTTCTCCCTCAGGATCAAGCTCACCTTG GTCCCTATTACGTTGGGTGTGTTTCTGAACTCTTACTACGATGTGAAGTTTAACATCTTGGGAATGGTGTTTGCTGCCTTGGGTGTTCTGGTCACATCCCTTTACCAAGTG TGGGTTGGAGCCAAGCAACACGAGTTACAGGTAAACTCTATGCAGCTGCTGTACTACCAAGCACCTTTATCTTCGGGTATGCTGCTGTCCGTCATACCTTTCTTTGAACCTATGGTTGGTGAAGGAGGAATATTTGGACCATGGTCACTTACAGCCGTG gtgatGGTGATTTTGTCTGGAGTCATTGCGTTCACTGTAAACCTGTCCATCTACTGGATCATTGGCAATACTTCCCCTGTCAC CTACAATATGTTTGGGCACTTCAAGTTCTGCATCACTCTTCTAGGAGGATACATCCTGTTCCAGGACCCTCTTTCTCTAAATCAAGGCTTTGGGATAGTTTGCACAATGCTTGGTATCTTGGCTTATACTCACTTCAAACTCAATGAACAAGAAGTTAACAAAAGTAAATTGGTTCAGAGACCCTAA